A single Oncorhynchus tshawytscha isolate Ot180627B linkage group LG01, Otsh_v2.0, whole genome shotgun sequence DNA region contains:
- the rex1bd gene encoding required for excision 1-B domain-containing protein isoform X2, whose product MVPTDFQTLVHRFYAVQAERVEAYRLFDEGHEAYLRTGPHYDFDHYRQLVHEITQAFCGLSKEVLEIKERLHQDFDRPDLSEHIDKLQKKEKQKLELAMISRIRCVTEELEQIPARPVAL is encoded by the exons ATG GTACCCACAGATTTTCAAACATTGGTCCATCGATTTTATGCCGTTCAAGCTGAAAGGGTTGAAGCATACAGGCTTTTTGACGA AGGCCATGAAGCATACTTGAGGACAGGGCCCCACTATGACTTTGACCACTACAGGCAGCTGGTACATGAGATAACGCAGGCTTTCTGTGGCCTCTCAAAGGAGGTGCTAGAGATAAAGGAGCGGCTGCACCAAGACTTTGACCGTCCAGATCTCTCCGAACACATTGACAAGCTGCAgaaaaaagaaaagcagaagcTTGAACTG GCCATGATTAGCAGAATCCGGTGTGTTACTGAAGAGCTGGAACAAATACCTGCACGCCCAGTAGCTCTCTAG
- the haus8 gene encoding HAUS augmin-like complex subunit 8 has translation MASRRVSSVPKSQKLTIGDSKSSKAVIENSKSNNSGTGNPSKAKGNSSGNGNKTKSGGTIVKSRYLQPVEKAPLTKNNSLTNESTLVPPRPASPKPVSVKPRVGSPARRSMAPQSLRNPTPMMSSVLEPSQLGRSILQSTILDGHCLRPDFDVSAIKDKTVLQNAAVEPERNDEHEKRLLEMQTFLLAYLTAKMENNSQKLKVEAEGRIIAVMEEEELLRKEVHEKKRQYLLLEKNKQLDDLLDLQITALTPVADAAKQFTQEYKSFAAAVDTTRHELPVKNFYIDGDRMTFLDKATVSLKESEEVLLQCTQGAHHGNEKSAECLRGVKTAAQDISKQLSGGFSELLELSSLVSRQTVQIQQALEEEQLGLSRVQELYCPKQ, from the exons ATGGCGTCAAGAAGAGTGTCATCGGTTCCTAAAAGTCAGAAACTTACCATTGGAGATTCAAAAAG TTCCAAAGCTGTGATTGAAAACAGCAAGAGCAACAACAGTGGAACTGGAAACCCCAGCAAAGCCAAAGGCAACAGCAGTGGGAATGGAAATAAAACTAAAT CTGGTGGTACAATAGTGAAGTCTCGATATCTACAACCTGTTGAAAAGGCACCTCTAACCAAG AACAATTCACTCACCAATGAGTCCACCCTTGTGCCACCAAGGCCTGCCTCACCTAAACCGGTTAGTGTTAAACCACGGGTGGGGTCTCCTGCAAGGCGTTCCATGGCTCCTCAGTCACTTCGCAATCCTACTC CAATGATGTCCAGTGTCCTTGAGCCTTCACAATTAGGAAGAAGTATTCTGCAATCCACAATCTTAGATGGTCACTGTCTTCGCCCTGACTTTGATGTCTCTGCCATTAAAG ACAAGACAGTGTTACAAAATGCAGCAGTAGAACCTGAAAGAAACGATGAACACGAAAAGAGACTCCTAGAGATGCAGACCTTCTTGTTGGCTTACCTCACAGCCAAG atggagaaTAATAGCCAGAAATTGAAGGTGGAGGCAGAGGGGCGTATTATAGCcgtgatggaggaagaggagctgctacGCAAAGAAGTCCATGAGAAGAAGCGCCAGTACCTCCTCCTGGAGAAGAACAAGCAGCTGGACGACCTGCTCGATTTACAG ATCACAGCACTAACTCCTGTGGCTGATGCCGCCAAGCAGTTCACACAGGAATACAAGTCTTTTGCCGCCGCAGTTGACACCACACGACATGAGCTGCCAGTGAAGAACTTCTACATTGACGGGGATAGAATGACATTTCTGG ATAAAGCCACTGTTAGCCTGAAGGAGAGTGAGGAAGTGTTGCTGCAGTGCACACAGGGAGCTCACCATGGCAATGAGAAATCTGCTGAGTGCCTGAGAGGGGTGAAAACTGCTGCACAGGACATCAGCAAGCAGCTCTCAGG GGGTTTTTCAGAATTATTGGAGCTGTCATCATTGGTCAGTCGCCAGACGGTTCAGATCCAACAGGCCTTGGAAGAGGAGCAGCTTGGATTGTCAAGAGTTCAGGAACTCTATTGCCCCAAACAGTGA